In a single window of the Mauremys reevesii isolate NIE-2019 linkage group 3, ASM1616193v1, whole genome shotgun sequence genome:
- the GJA1 gene encoding gap junction alpha-1 protein codes for MGDWSALGKLLDKVQAYSTAGGKVWLSVLFIFRILLLGTAVESAWGDEQSAFRCNTQQPGCENVCYDKSFPISHVRFWVLQIIFVSVPTLLYLAHVFYVMRKEEKLNKREEELKGVQNDGVNVEMHLKQIEIKKFKYGIEVHGKVKMRGGLLRTYIITILFKSVFEVAFLVIQWYVYGFSLNAIYTCERDPCPHRVDCFLSRPTEKTIFIIFMLVVSLVSLALNIIELFYVFFKGVKDRVKGKPDPYSPTGTVSPAKECGSTKYAYFNGCSSPTAPLSPMSPPGYKLVTGDRNNSSCRNYNKQASEQNWANYSAEQNRMGQAGSTISNSHAQPFDFHDDPQNTKKLASGLELQPLTLVDQRPPSRASSRASSRPRPDDLEI; via the coding sequence ATGGGTGACTGGAGTGCCCTGGGAAAACTTCTTGACAAGGTTCAAGCTTATTCTACTGCAGGAGGGAAGGTATGGCTCTCTGTCCTCTTTATTTTCCGCATCTTGCTCTTGGGGACAGCAGTGGAATCAGCCTGGGGAGATGAGCAATCTGCTTTCCGATGCAACACTCAGCAGCCTGGTTGCGAGAACGTCTGCTATGACAAGTCCTTTCCAATATCTCATGTGCGCTTCTGGGTTCTGCAGATCATATTTGTGTCTGTGCCCACCCTTTTGTATCTGGCACATGTGTTCTATGTGATGCGGAAAGAAGAGAAACTGAACAAGAGAGAAGAAGAGCTCAAGGGTGTCCAAAATGATGGCGTGAATGTGGAGATGCACCTCAAACAAATAGAGATAAAGAAATTCAAGTATGGAATTGAAGTGCATGGCAAAGTTAAAATGCGAGGAGGACTGCTCCGTACTTACATCATCACCATTCTCTTTAAATCTGTCTTTGAGGTGGCCTTCTTGGTGATACAATGGTACGTCTATGGGTTTAGCCTGAATGCTATTTACACTTGTGAGCGAGACCCATGCCCACACAGAGTGGACTGCTTCCTCTCCCGTCCAACTGAGAAAACCATCTTCATTATCTTCATGCTGGTAGTCTCTCTAGTATCTCTTGCCTTGAACATTATTGAGCTTTTCTATGTGTTTTTCAAGGGTGTCAAGGATCGTGTGAAAGGAAAACCAGACCCCTACTCTCCCACTGGTACTGTGAGTCCCGCCAAGGAATGTGGATCCACGAAATATGCTTATTTCAATGGCTGTTCCTCTCCCACTGCCCCCTTATCACCCATGTCTCCACCAGGCTACAAGCTTGTTACTGGTGACAGGAACAATTCCTCCTGTCGTAACTACAATAAACAAGCCAGTGAGCAAAACTGGGCAAATTACAGTGCTGAGCAGAACAGAATGGGACAGGCTGGTAGCACCATCTCCAACTCTCATGCCCAGCCCTTTGATTTCCATGATGATCCCCAGAACACTAAAAAACTGGCATCAGGGCTTGAGCTGCAGCCCCTCACCCTTGTGGACCAAAGGCCACCTAGCAGAGCCAGCAGCCGAGCCAGTAGTAGACCTAGACCTGATGACCTGGAGATCTAA